The sequence TTTCAGAGGTGAAAGCGCAGCTTATGGATAATCCCGAGGTTGTCGCGGCCTATGAGCAAGCCGTACAAGCCGATGAACCGATCCACATTATTCCAGTGCAACACAGTGAGGGCGTTATCATGCCAATCAACAATATCGTGAGTTGTACGCGCCAACCCAATCGGGCCAGTTTTTCCTTTGTGAATCTGTTTGGTGGCCATCACTATCCAGTGACGATGATTTTTATGCCCTCTGGCGCGGTGAATGTCGTTGTCGCGGGTGCGCGGTATCGATGCCAAGCAAACCAAGTGCAGCGCGTGATTGATGAGTCAGGGCTTGAGCATGAGGGCTTAGCGTGTTTGAAATATTCGATTGAAGCGGGGGAGTTGAATTTTCATATTCCCGCTGATGTTCACGAGCAGCTTAAAGAGCATCCAGAGTTTCAAAAATGCCGCCTCATCGAATGGGAAGATGAAGAAATGTGAGTGTTGCGATAACGACAAGGAGGATTAGGCATGTCTCAACGTGCGATAGAGATTGTGAAGATAAGTGATCTTAAGTCCGTCAAACAGGGCGAAGTGTTTGAGTGGTGTATTGATTACGAAGAGTTTCAATGGCGCAAGGGAGATAGCATTCTCAGAAGTCGCACGGGCGTCGATTCTCCTTGGGAAATTTGGCCGTTGACTGATAACACCAAAACCGCTGTTAATCGCAAAGTATTTACGCTGATAAAATGAAAGGACAAAGTGATGATGGCATTCTTGAATAATTTACTTGTACTAGCTCAGACTTGATCTGACAGTTACCAGTTTTATGCTGGTGTCTGTCAGATTAGATTCGAGTCAGATTCTTTTCGAGGGCGTTCAAAATTCTGTGTCAGGCTAATTTTTAAATTTCTAGCACGCTATCTAAACGTCCTTCAAAATAAATCGCTAACTGAGATAAACAAAGGCTCCAATTGTGGATTGGCATAGTCCATTTATCTGAGGCGTTTAATATGCCTGCGTAAAGTAGCTTCAACAAGCTATTTTCATTAGGAAATGCACCTTTGGTTTTGGTGAGCTTTCTAAATTGGCGATGTACAGCCTCAACCGCATTGGTCGTGTAAATCACTTTCCTGATATGTTCTGGGTACTTAAAATAATGGGACAAATTATGCCATTTGCGACGCCAAGAGTTGATTACCAACGGATAAGCATCACCCCATTTGGCCTCCAGTTCGTCCAATGCCATCTCTGCGGCTTCTTTACTCACGGCTCGATACACAGGCTTTAAATCAGCCATAAACGCTTTCTGATTTTTTGAGGCGACATACTTCATTGAGTTACGGATCTGGTGGATAACGCATAGCTGTGTTTCCGTATGAGGAAAGATACTGGCTATGGCCTCAGGGAAACCGGTCAAGCCGTCAACACAGGCGATAAGAATATCTTTTACACCACGATTATTAAGATCGGTCAGTACGGATAGCCAGTAATTAGCGCCTTCATTTTCGGATAAGTGAAGCCCTAAAATTTCCTTTTTTCCTTTCATATTAAGCGCTAACAATGTGTAAACGGCTTTACTGACGTAACGCCCATCCTCTTTGACTTTATAATGTATCGCATCAAGCCAAACGATAGGATAATGGCTATCTAATGGGCGCTGCTGCCACGCTTTAAGTTCGGGGATGAGTTTGTCAGTGATAGCACTGACTGTTGCGTTAGACACATTGAGCCCATACATATCTTCAACATGTTGATTAATATCGCGATAGCTCATACCTATACTGAACATCGATAACACTTTACGTTCGATTTCATCGGTTAGTGTAGTTTGATTTTTCTTAATCAACTGAGGCTCAAAGGTGCCATTGCGGTCTCTAGGCGCGTCTAACTCAAAGTTACCGGACGGATGCTTAATGGTCTTAGGGGTTTTGCCATTTTTACGATTAGGCTGAGGATCATGCGCTAAATGCTGCTCAAGCTCAGCCTGGAGAGCCGCTTCAGTGAGTTGCTTGATCAGTGGGCCAAGAATGCTGTCTTTACCTGTGAGGCTTTTACCTGATTGCAGATCTTTAAGGGCTTGTTCGAAGTTAAAAGGTTGGGTCATGTGTCATTCCTGTTTTTGAATATTTTACTGAAATGACACAGAATTATGAACACTACCGAAATAACGTGTAGCTTGATAGGTCGAATGGCTGTTAACCATACCTGTCAAAGACAAGGGCTTGGCTCAATATTGCTTATAGACGCAATCAAACGAATTATCCAAGCTTCCAGTGCTATCCCCATCCCTATGATTATTGTTCAAGCAAAGAACGAAGATGCTAGACGTTTTTATAGTGAGTTTGGTTTTGTATCCTTTCCTGATAATTATTTGAAACTCATGATGACACTGGCCCATGCTAAAGCAATGTTGAAAGAAGCTGAACATTAAAAAATAAGTAAAATAATTTAAATTTAGTGATGATGAAACCGCTTTAAATGAGCGGTTCATTGTTGATAATGTCTTGCCAATTGTCTGATAAATAATGGGGAAGGGGGGAACGATGATGCAAAATGCAATGACATTTAAGGGTTATCACGGCTCTGTAGAAATCAGCCCAGAGGATAATATTCTGTTTGGGCAGGTGTTATTCATTTCACCGTTGATCAACTATGAGGCCGAAACCGCCAAAGAGTTAGAGCAAGCATTTCAAGAGGCGATTAACGCTTATCTTGCTGATTGTGTTCAACAGGACATTCCGCCAGAGAAAGCCTTGGAAGGGATCGCGTAATATCAGCCTGAGCCATGTGATTTAAGCTCAGGCTGCCCCCTGTTAGTTCCCCGCAAAACGCGAAACAAGCGGCGGCTTCGCCGCCCTTTTCCGTTTATCTGACAATACCCCTTGGTGTGCTTTGAAACGTGTCTCGGCGGTCAATCTATTTACTCTGAGTGTCTATTGGCTGCTGTCGCGCTATGTCATCTAAAAACCACTGATGAACTTGGGCGTTCCCTTCGGTCGGGCTTTTCGCTTCGCTCCCCGCGATAACGTGATCCACTGATGGCAAGCAAGCTTGCCGTGGCTCTACGTTCCTGCTTGCCAATCCCTAACGCAACCGCCAAACCGCCAAGCACTGTACTGGTCAACCCAAACTGGACACTTTTACTTGAGAATTCTCAAACTCTACAGGTGACAGATCGTTATTAGCAGAATGAAGTCGCTCCAAGTTGTAATATTTGATGTAAGCCGTCACATCTTGCTTCATAAACTCCCTTGTTGGTTGAGCAACTTTAAAAATCCAATCGTGTTTCAAGCTACCAAAGAATCGCTCAACAACGGCATTATCCCAACACGCACCCACATCACCCATGCTGGCTCGGATACCATAGCTCGATAGCAGCCTACCGAATTGTTTACTGGTATATTGCGAGCCTCGGTCACTGTGAAATACCAGCCCTCGCGCTGGTTGTCGCAGGTTGTAGGCTTTTATTAATGCCTTGGATATCAAATCTGTGGTCATGCGTTTGTCTATGCGCCATCCCACAATCCGGCGTGAATATAAATCCATCACCACAGCTAAGTACATCCAGCCTTCACCCGTCTTTAAATAGGTCACGTCACCCGCCCAGACCTGATTAGCCGATACTGGATTAAAGTTCATGTTTAACAGGTTATCAGCCACTGCATCTGAGTGTTTTCGCTGTGTCGTCACCTTGTAAGCACATCGCTGGGTTGCTTTGAGTCGAAGGCGGTGCATAATTTTACGAACGAGATAGCGACCAACCTGGTAGCCTTCCTTGCGCAATTTCTTCACCATTTCACGATTCCCTAAGCTGCCTCGACTTTGCTTAAATAGCTGTCGAACAAGGCGATAAAGCTTCAGTGTTTCAACGCTTATCACGTTTGCAGGGCGTTTATGCCAATCGTAATAGCCTGACTTACTGACACTCATTACTCGACATAACAGTGTTATGGGAAACAGGTGAGATTGCAGTTTGATGAAACGAAATCTTACTTCATTTCTCTCGCAAAGAAGGCGCTTGCCTTTTTTAGAATTTCTTTCTCCATGCGTAATTCTTTGTTTTCTCTACGCAATCGCTTCAACTCATCACGCTCAGACTCTTCTAAGGTGATGCCTTGTTGCAGGGCTTCGTGTTTTTCCTTCCAGTTGTAAAGCAGGCTCGTGCTAACTCCAAGAGACTTTGCCGCATCGGCAACGCTATAACCTTGCTCCAGCACCATCAAGACGGCTTCATCTTTAAATGCCTGCGGATAACTCTTATGTGATTTTTTCAGACTCATATAGACCTCTTAATTTATTGACCATACTGTCTCAAAATTAAGTGTCCGATGGGATTAGACCAGAACAGATCGTTGATATAAATTTCTTTTGGAGCTGGTACGAGAAGGAATACTCAGAGCTAGAAATTTATGTAACCGTGATTGATGGTGTATTAACTAAAGTGCGTTTTTCTGATTGTCCCTATCATTTTTCTGACGATATCGTTTTGACCTTTGAAGAAGTCAAAGCGAAAAAGCCGCATTTTACCTATGCACAAGTTAAACAGGCATTGTTAGACGGCTATTTATGCCCGTTGTCGAACGATTCAAAAGCGCCAGAGCCAACACCACCAAACGATGACAACACCCGCAAAGTGGTTAGTTTTGGCGATTTCCAAGATCGCCTAGAAAGCAAGCGCGACCGCTTAGAGAACGCCTCAAGCAAAGCGGCGGCAGAATCAAACAAATTTTATGAGTCGTCTAGAAGCCTTGCTTCTTGTATTCCGTTCGGCCAGCCGATTTTAGTGGGGCACCATAGCGAGGGACGCGCTAGACGCCACGCAGACAAGATTTTTAATGATATGGGTAAATCTGTTGCGGCAAGCAAAAAAGCGGGTTATTACGCTGACAGAGCGGCCAGCGTTGGCACTAATGGCATTGCATCGGATGATCCCGAAGCTATCGCCAAACTAAAAGAAAAACTCGCAGGCTTGGAGCGTTCACAAGAAACGATGAAAGCGATCAATAAAGTTATCCGCTCTAAGCATATGACGGACGCCGACAAAATCGAGTACATGACGCAAACGCATAAGCTAACCGAAAAAGAAGCGGAAGAATTACTAAAGGGGGATTTTTGCGGTCGGGTAGGGTTTGCTAGTTACTCAATCGCAAATAACAGCGCGACTATTCGCACCGTAAGGGATCGAATTGAAGATTTGGAAAAGTTACACAATCAAGAGGCACTGAGTGCAAGCGGCAAAATTGAGGGGCTTTCTTGGGCGTTATATGAGGAAGATGGACGCATTAAAATCACTTTTGATGATATACCTAGCGAGGCGCTACGGTTAACAATAAAAAACTATGCTTTTAAATGGTCGCGATATTCTAAAGCTTGGGTTCGTAAAATAACACCTAATGCCATTTATAGCGCAAAACAGTTAATCGGTAAGCTTACCGAAAATTAGCAATAGAAAAGGGGGGAAGGTCTTGCCCCCTTTTTTAAATGTATTTTTTCTTACTCATTCTTCGCAAGAAAAAATTTTGTCGTGTATGCCTGCTAGCCATTGCGGATTTACTCATTAAGTATTACAATGTAATACTTAATGGCGAGTGAATAGGAGGCTTTAAATGCAACGCATCTATGAGTTAAAAAAATCGGGTAATTCAACAGTGATTAGGATCCCTTACGATGAACTTAAAGCGAATGATTGCGCTGCTGGGGATAAAGTCATTATGAGTTTTCACAAGGTTAAAACACCTAGAGAGAATTGGTTTAATAAAGTATCAGCGGCTCAGGCGCAAGAAGAAGTCGAGTTAATGAATAAAGATTTTTCAAATGTGGATTTAGAATTGACGGACGAGTGGGGCACTGAATGGTAAATCAATTTGATGTAGTGTTGATTGATCTTAACCCTACCGTTGGAGCCGAAATTAATAAAACTAGGCCCTGTGTGGTTATTTCACCTGATGATATAAACCAGCATCTTAGAACCGTTATTATTGCGCCTTTAACGTCAACCCCTAGAGGTTGGCCATTTAGACCCGTAGTCCAAGGCAGTAAAGTTAAAAGTGAGGTTGCAATAGACCAGATGCGAGCAGTCGATAAAAATAGGATTATAAAAAAACTTGGACAGCTAACCGCTATAGAATCAAATTTAGTTGCGTCAGTTGTTAAAGAGTTTTTCGAATAAGTTACAAAATCAAGTGTTATCACTGATATCAAAAAAGTGGTGAATTACTTTAGTTTAATAGACTTCGCTTCCCCCTAACCTTATGTAAGGAGTTTTTTCATCCTTGCGTAAGCCTTAGAACTTAACTATTAAGAGGCTTAACTTGTGAGTAAATTTTTATTTATAACGTTGCTAGCAGTAATTAGTGCAAGTTTTACTACACATGCAAATGACTATTTCGTTTCGATTAATGTATTAGACAGCCAAAAACAAAGCCTATCCATTCCTTTGACATTGATAGCATCAGAGCCGGCAGGTTATAAGTCTGATTTAGAAAAAATACCGTATCCTGTCAAAGAGTGTTCATCGAGTAATGGTAAAATAACAGAACGTTTTTACGGCAAAGAGTTTAAACGTGGTTATGCAATCAATTTTTCTTCTGGTCTTCCAGATAAAGAATTTAAGGTAACGGAGTATTTAATAGATGATAAGGAATATCCATTATATGATTTTAAAAAAGATTGTTTTGCTAATCAGGTGGTACAGATAGTGAATGAATATTCTTTTACTTTGAACGTGCTACAAGCCACATCAAAAATCGTTGAGCTACAAAGTGGTGGGGAAGTAAGCATAATGGTTCATGCTTCTAAATAGTCGTTAGCTCCTTTCACTCATTGCCTGCTTGCAGGTGTTGAATTTGTGGAACTGGACTAAGGCCGACAGAACACCAACCACCGCATTATTGGCAAGCGAATATTAAGCCGCCACGCTTGCAGAAAACGCACTCATTGAGTGCGTTTTTTTTGGCCTGAAAATCCCCCGATACCTTTGCCGCTTCATACGGCAGCCGCCTAGCAAAAATCGAAAATCCCCAAAAAATCCCCAAAAAATGAAAAGTGCAAAATCCTGGCGAAATAGTGAAGTTGGAACCTTGAGAATAAGATCAGACCAGACCACACCCCACGCCCCAAGGGAATGGTTGTTTGTTGAGTTTAGTGCATTGATTTTAATGTGTTTTATTGTTTTTTCTCAGTGAAATTTAATGCGTTTTTTACGTGTTTTTAGCCCGAAAATGGTTCGAAAACACCTCATGAATGCCACCTTACTGAACGAGGAAAACCTATGCCGAGTATTAAACTACAACAGTCAATGATAGATAATTTACCCACACCACAGAAAATAACGGTGTTTTACGATAAATATTTTCCCGCTTTTTTTATGCGAGCCTATCCCTCTGGTATTCGGTGTTATTACGTTCGTTTCCAGTATCAAGGCTTGCGACAACTTCATGTTATCGGCAATGCAAATGATATCACGCTTGATGATGCGCGACTTGAGGCAAGAAAGCACATAGATGCGTTACGTTATGGGGTGGTGAGTGAACCTGTACCCTCCCTTACGCTCTGTGCGTTCGCTGAAGAGTTTTTTCCAAGATATGCCCGTCATTGGAAGCCCTCGACATTACTCAATAGCCAGCGTGGTTTTACGCGGCATATCGCCCCTGTGTTGGGTGATGTTCCGCTTGCAGCGTTGACACGACAACACATAGAGCAGTGGTTTGATGGTATGCATGCCTCGAAAGGCATGGCTAATCGCTTGTTGCCGTTGTTGTCGGTAATGATGCAGCAAGCTGAAGTGTATGAGTATCGTCCAGCGCAAAGTAACCCTTGCAAAGGCTTTAAGCGGTATAAATCTACGCACAGTGAGCGTTATTTATCTGAGGAAGAACTCAAGCGGCTATGGTTGGCTTTAGATAGCCACGAAAAAGCGTCACCCGTTGCGGTGATGGTCTTACGGTTACTCATCCTGACGGGTTGTCGCTGTAACGAAGTGTGCTCCGTCAAATGGGCTGATTATCGGCAAGGGCATTGGTATTTGCCCGACAGTAAAACAGGCGCGAAAACGGTGTTTCTGTCTTCCTTTGCGCGGGAGTTGCTGAGTGATTGGCCGCAAGTCAGCGAGCATCTTTTTTGGCATCAATCACCTTCACAGCCGTTTACTCCTGCTTGTTTAGACCGATTTTGGCGGCCATTTCGCGAGACAATTCATCTAAATGATGTTCGCATCCATGACTTACGCCACACCTACGCCAGTATTGCAGTAAAGCACAATATCAACATCCTCACGATTGGCCGCTTATTAGGGCATGCCTTGCCTGAAACAACCTTAAAGTACACACACCTTGCTAAACGTGATGTTCAACAGGCGGCAAATGTCGTTTCTCAACTCATTGCAGGGGAGATGCAACGATGAAAATAGTGAAATTAACACAAGTGTTTATTCGGTCATTAGCTCGTCAAACACGCGCCTACACCATTCAAGACAGTCTCTGTCATGGCCTTGGCGTTAAAGTGATGCCCGATAAACCGATGCAGTACGTTATTAGCCGCCTTATTGATAATCGGACACGCACACGCATTCTTGCGCCTGTTAGTGCGCTAACGGTTAAAGCGGCACGGGAGAAAGCAACAGGGCAGCTTCAAGCATGGCGAGAGGAACACACTCAACCGAGCATGAGTGCTTCCCCCCGTTTTGATGTGTTTGTTGAACAAACATGGAAGCCGATGATTTTTGAACACTGGAAACCCAGTACAAAACGGTCAGTCTTGCCCGCGCTGAATAGACGCTTGTTAGCACATTTTGGCCGTTACCCGTTGCACATGATTAACCATAAGATGGTGCAAGCATGGTTTGATGAGATTAGTAAAACGCGCAAAGGTGCCGCTAACCGTAACCTTGATACATTGCAATCCGTTTTCAAGTTAGCATTGAGGCAGGGGCATTGCCTGACGAATCCCTGTATTGGTATTCGGCAAAACAAAAGGCGGGTATTAAATCGCTTTTTGAGTGTTGCTGAAATGCAGCGTTTATCTGTGGCGCTTGATGAATGTGAAGCGGTCGGCGGCAGTATTGCTCAATGTGCTGATGTTTTGCGGCTTTTACTGCTAACAGGCTGCCGATTATCGGAAATCACTTTTTTAAAAGGGGAGTACGTGCGCGGCAATGAATTGCATTTACCTGACAGTAAAACGGGGGCAAAAGTGCTTTATATTGGTCAAGCCGCAGTTGACATATTAAGTCGCTATCACTGTAAGGCCAATACAGAACTTTTTCCGATGAAACAGGGCGCTTCCACCTCATTGGTACAGTCGCTATGGCTAAGGTTGCGAAAACAGATAGGGGTTGAAGATGTGAGATTGCATGATTTACGGCATACCTTTGCAAGTTATGCCGTCATGGACGGATGCAGTATTCCGATGGTGGCCTCTTTACTGGGGCATAAAAAAGTCACAATGACATTACGATATACCCATGTAGGGGATGATAGCGTAGAGCAAGCCTCTGAGGTTATTGGGGCTGTCTTCAAAGGCATTTTTACTCAGCCTGAGCC comes from Shewanella oneidensis MR-1 and encodes:
- a CDS encoding IS3-like element ISSod1 family transposase (programmed frameshift) → MSLKKSHKSYPQAFKDEAVLMVLEQGYSVADAAKSLGVSTSLLYNWKEKHEALQQGITLEESERDELKRLRRENKELRMEKEIPKKGKRLLCERNEVRFRFIKLQSHLFPITLLCRVMSVSKSGYYDWHKRPANVISVETLKLYRLVRQLFKQSRGSLGNREMVKKLRKEGYQVGRYLVRKIMHRLRLKATQRCAYKVTTQRKHSDAVADNLLNMNFNPVSANQVWAGDVTYLKTGEGWMYLAVVMDLYSRRIVGWRIDKRMTTDLISKALIKAYNLRQPARGLVFHSDRGSQYTSKQFGRLLSSYGIRASMGDVGACWDNAVVERFFGSLKHDWIFKVAQPTREFMKQDVTAYIKYYNLERLHSANNDLSPVEFENSQVKVSSLG
- a CDS encoding type II toxin-antitoxin system PemK/MazF family toxin; this encodes MVNQFDVVLIDLNPTVGAEINKTRPCVVISPDDINQHLRTVIIAPLTSTPRGWPFRPVVQGSKVKSEVAIDQMRAVDKNRIIKKLGQLTAIESNLVASVVKEFFE
- a CDS encoding DUF3560 domain-containing protein; this encodes MSDGIRPEQIVDINFFWSWYEKEYSELEIYVTVIDGVLTKVRFSDCPYHFSDDIVLTFEEVKAKKPHFTYAQVKQALLDGYLCPLSNDSKAPEPTPPNDDNTRKVVSFGDFQDRLESKRDRLENASSKAAAESNKFYESSRSLASCIPFGQPILVGHHSEGRARRHADKIFNDMGKSVAASKKAGYYADRAASVGTNGIASDDPEAIAKLKEKLAGLERSQETMKAINKVIRSKHMTDADKIEYMTQTHKLTEKEAEELLKGDFCGRVGFASYSIANNSATIRTVRDRIEDLEKLHNQEALSASGKIEGLSWALYEEDGRIKITFDDIPSEALRLTIKNYAFKWSRYSKAWVRKITPNAIYSAKQLIGKLTEN
- a CDS encoding tyrosine-type recombinase/integrase, which encodes MPSIKLQQSMIDNLPTPQKITVFYDKYFPAFFMRAYPSGIRCYYVRFQYQGLRQLHVIGNANDITLDDARLEARKHIDALRYGVVSEPVPSLTLCAFAEEFFPRYARHWKPSTLLNSQRGFTRHIAPVLGDVPLAALTRQHIEQWFDGMHASKGMANRLLPLLSVMMQQAEVYEYRPAQSNPCKGFKRYKSTHSERYLSEEELKRLWLALDSHEKASPVAVMVLRLLILTGCRCNEVCSVKWADYRQGHWYLPDSKTGAKTVFLSSFARELLSDWPQVSEHLFWHQSPSQPFTPACLDRFWRPFRETIHLNDVRIHDLRHTYASIAVKHNINILTIGRLLGHALPETTLKYTHLAKRDVQQAANVVSQLIAGEMQR
- a CDS encoding IS256-like element ISSod4 family transposase, with the protein product MTQPFNFEQALKDLQSGKSLTGKDSILGPLIKQLTEAALQAELEQHLAHDPQPNRKNGKTPKTIKHPSGNFELDAPRDRNGTFEPQLIKKNQTTLTDEIERKVLSMFSIGMSYRDINQHVEDMYGLNVSNATVSAITDKLIPELKAWQQRPLDSHYPIVWLDAIHYKVKEDGRYVSKAVYTLLALNMKGKKEILGLHLSENEGANYWLSVLTDLNNRGVKDILIACVDGLTGFPEAIASIFPHTETQLCVIHQIRNSMKYVASKNQKAFMADLKPVYRAVSKEAAEMALDELEAKWGDAYPLVINSWRRKWHNLSHYFKYPEHIRKVIYTTNAVEAVHRQFRKLTKTKGAFPNENSLLKLLYAGILNASDKWTMPIHNWSLCLSQLAIYFEGRLDSVLEI
- a CDS encoding GNAT family N-acetyltransferase, which codes for MNTTEITCSLIGRMAVNHTCQRQGLGSILLIDAIKRIIQASSAIPIPMIIVQAKNEDARRFYSEFGFVSFPDNYLKLMMTLAHAKAMLKEAEH
- a CDS encoding tyrosine-type recombinase/integrase produces the protein MKIVKLTQVFIRSLARQTRAYTIQDSLCHGLGVKVMPDKPMQYVISRLIDNRTRTRILAPVSALTVKAAREKATGQLQAWREEHTQPSMSASPRFDVFVEQTWKPMIFEHWKPSTKRSVLPALNRRLLAHFGRYPLHMINHKMVQAWFDEISKTRKGAANRNLDTLQSVFKLALRQGHCLTNPCIGIRQNKRRVLNRFLSVAEMQRLSVALDECEAVGGSIAQCADVLRLLLLTGCRLSEITFLKGEYVRGNELHLPDSKTGAKVLYIGQAAVDILSRYHCKANTELFPMKQGASTSLVQSLWLRLRKQIGVEDVRLHDLRHTFASYAVMDGCSIPMVASLLGHKKVTMTLRYTHVGDDSVEQASEVIGAVFKGIFTQPEPPKPLIPRTNETPMPAVKVKQKRLPERKPTAKPKPKAVKKVKQVKPLQKLPTLTKEELRAIQRFRDSELFDRVKIG
- a CDS encoding antitoxin, whose translation is MQRIYELKKSGNSTVIRIPYDELKANDCAAGDKVIMSFHKVKTPRENWFNKVSAAQAQEEVELMNKDFSNVDLELTDEWGTEW
- a CDS encoding type II toxin-antitoxin system HicB family antitoxin, which encodes MMQNAMTFKGYHGSVEISPEDNILFGQVLFISPLINYEAETAKELEQAFQEAINAYLADCVQQDIPPEKALEGIA